The region CTGAGCGAGTGTCAAATCCAGGGATGTCCACCTCTCACGCTCAGGATAAGTAGCTGGAGTCGAGTGACCCGGCAACTCACCTACTCGAAGGAATCTCGCCATGACCAAGACTGGACTTCAAGCCCTCCTGACTCCCGAAGAAAGCGTACTTCTGCTCATTGATCACCAGCCCTTTCAGTTCGCAAACCTACATAGCCACGAGCCGACGATGGTCGTCAACAATGTCGTCGGATTGGCCAAGGGGGCCAAAGTATTCGGCGTACCAACGATCCTTACAACCGTGCTGGAAGAACGTGGTGGTCTGCTGATCAAAGATCTACAAAACGTCTTTCCCGAACAAAAGCCCATCAATCGAACGCTTATCAATACCTGGGAAGACCAACGCGTTGTCGATGCGATTGAGAAAACAGGACGAAGGAAGCTAGTCGTCGCGGCTTTATGGACGGAGATCTGTCTTGCGATGCCGGTCATTCAAGCCTTGGGGGACGATTATGAAGTTTTCATAGTTACCGACGCGTCCGGCGGTGTCACCCTCGAAGCCCACGAAATGGCGGTTCGCCGGATGATTCAAGCCGGCGCCGTACCGCTCACCTGGCTGGCCGTTGTTTCGGAGTGGCAGCGTGATTGGGCGAGAGAAAGCACGCTCCCAGGCATGGTCGAAGTTATGACAGATCATGGTGGCGGGAGCGGAGTTGCATTCGCATGGGAAATGCAACTGCTTGGTTTAAGCCCCAGATAAGCTGACGTTGGCGGAAAGTCTTCCGTCGGTCCACGTGTAGCCCAAACTTACTGAAACGAAAAAGGATCAGGAAAATCATATCATGGCAAACATCGCTTCTCATACCGACGGTGGCCTGCTGACCAAGGACAATTGTGCCCTCGCGTTCATTGACCTCCAACCTCAAATGTCTTTTGGCGTCGCTAGCGGAATTGATCGGCAATTGCTCGTCAATAACGTTCTGATGCTCGCCAAGGGAGCCAAGGAATTTGACGTTCCGACGATCATTACGACCGTCGAAACGGAGTCGTTCAGCGGGCCAACTTGGCCGCAACTACTCGACGTGTTCCCCGACCATACGCCAATCGAACGAACCGGCATGAACTCTTGGGACACGCAAGCGTTTCGCGATGCCATCAAGGCGACCGGTAAAAAGAATATCATCCTTTCCGGACTCTGGACCGAAGTCTGTATCACTTGGCCGACACTTAACATGTTGGCCGAAGGGTACAACATCTACGTTGTAGACGACGCTTGTGCCGGTACGTCGCTGGCTGCCCATGACGCGGCTCTTTCGCGGATGGTTCAGGCCGGTGCGGTACGAATGACAACGGTCGCTACCGTGCTTGAATTCCAACGCGACTGGGCCGACAAGACGCATTACAACGCGTTGATGGATCTCTTTCGTGAGCATGGTGGCGGATACGGCGTCGGTATCGAGTATGCCTATACGATGGTCCATAAAGCTCCTCCGGCCCGCAAGTCTCGGAAGTAACGGCTGCTAGGAACAACCGGTAATGCGGAGCATTCATAAATTGAGTGCTCCGTATGCCATGAATTGTCGAGGCTTCAATGGACAGTATTCATGTTGCCGTGACGCGGCAAGTCAAGCCGGGTTGTGAGGAAGAATTCGAGCACGCTTTGCGAGAGTTTGCCCGCGAGTCACGGCGTGAGCCAGGCACGACTGGCGTACACCTGATCGAACCGGTTCCGGGAACCAAGGGGTGCGAATACGGCATACTTCGATCTTTCGACAGCGAAGATGCAAGCCGCCGCTTTTACCAATCGGAGATCTTCCTTCAGTGGCAGAAGCGGTCCGAGCCTCTCGTGGTCGGAGATTCGGCAGTTCGACGGCTGCATGGATTGGAGGCTTTTTTCCGTGAATCAAAACACGCGCCTCCTCGTTGGAAGATGGCACTCGTTACTTGGCTGGGCGTCTTTCCAACGGTATTGCTCTGGTCGTCTGCGTTACCGCCATTGCTGGTCGTCATGCCGAAACTGATCGTTGCGGCGATCGTCAATATTTTCGTCGTAGTCACACTTACCTGGGCTGTTATGCCATTACTCACCAAGCTCTTGGCTGGATGGCTACAGGCGTCGAACAAGAAATAACTCAAACCAACAAGGCTGGAACCATGGCTGCACAGCTAATCTTACACAATGGCAAAATCACAACGCAGGCCGCTGAACAACCTGAGGTCGAAGCAATTGCTATCGAAAATGGAAATGTGTTGGCAATTGGTACGAATGATGAGATCCTTGCCCTCGCTGACATGTCGACTAAGACGATTGATCTTAAGAATCGACAGGTGATTCCAGGTCTTAATGATTCTCATTTGCACGTGATTCGAGCCGGACTCTTTTACAACCTAGAACTTCGCTGGGACGGCGTACCTAGTCTTTCGCAAGCATTGGAACAGCTTAGGCAGCAGGCCGACAACACACCGCCGCCGCAATGGGTCCGCGTTATAGGCGGCTGGAACGAGTTTCAATTCAAAGAAGGGCGGATGCCGTCTCTGGATGAGATTAACAAAGCCGCCCCTGATACACCCGTTTTCTTACTGCACTTATACGATTCAGCACTATTGAATCAGGCCGCGCTCCGAGTGCTTGGTTTCGATCGTAACACGCCGAACCCTCCCGGCGGACTGATTGCTCGCGACTCCAAAGGCAATCCGACCGGCCTATTGATTGCCGAGCCGAGCGCTCTAATTCTCTATTCGACGATCGCCAACGCCCCGAAACTATCAATGGAAGATCAGCTAAACTCGACTCGACATTATCTCCGAGAACTGAATCGATTCGGAGTGACGAGCGTGTCCGATGCCGGTGGAGGAGGCCAAAATTATCCTGAAGACTACGCAGTGGTAAAGAAGCTCGATGAAGACGGTCATCTCACGGTACGGATTGCCTACAGCCTGTTTGCCCAGAAGCCGGGCGAAGAGTTGGATGACTACAGTCGCTGGCTTAGCATGACGAAACCAGGCGATGGGAGCGACCTGCTCCGCGTGAACGGCGCTGGGGAGAACCTCGTCTGGAGTGCCGCTGACTTCGAGAATTTCCTCCAACCACGACCGGACCTGCGTCCTATCATGGAACACGAGTTGGAAGCTGTCGTCAGCAAGCTCGCCGAATCCCGCTGGCCGTGGAGAATCCATGCGACCTATGATGAGTCGATTGGTCGATTCCTAGATATTTTTGAACGCGTTCACCGCGATAATCCGATCGACAAGCTTCGCTGGTTCATCGACCATGCCGAAACGGTTTCGGAGAAGAATCTGGAACGGATTCAGGCACTAGGTGGCGGCATCGCCACTCAGCACCGTATGGCCTATCAAGGCGAGTATTATATTCGCCGTTACGGAATAGAATCGGCAAAACGACGTCCACCTCTCAGGCGGATGCTGCAAATGGGTTTGCCCGTGGGAGCTGGTACCGATGGCACGCGCGTGGCGAGCTACCATCCCTGGACCTGCCTATGGTGGATGGTCACTTCCAAGACCGTGGGTGGAACCGTGCTGCATGATGAAGCTGACCGTCTGACTCGAGAAGAGGCCCTACGGCTCTATACACACGGTAGTGCGTGGTTCAGTCATGAGGATGGGAAGAAGGGAACATTGGAACCGGGGCGGTTCGCAGATCTGGCTGTATTGAGCGACGACTATTTTTCGGTTGAGGAGGATGCGATTCGTCAACTGGAGAGCGTCCTGACGATCGTCGGAGGACGCGTCGTACATGGAGCGGGTGAGTATGCCAACCTCTCGCCTTCCCTTCCGCCCGTGAGCCCAGATTGGTCGCCGATCGCCCGGTTTGGCGGTTATGACAATTCCCAAGCCCTCCCGCCGATCCATGAACACACTCCGATCATGGCAGCCGATGGCCGTATCTGGGAAACAGGCTGCGGTTGTGGAGTTTAGTCTAACGCAATTTTGGCGGAAAGGTCGATCGATGAAAGCTGTGATTTTCGATAGATTCGGTGGGCCGGAAGTGCTGCAAGTAGCTACACTCCCGGACATTCACCCCCCAGGCCCGACTCAGTTACTTGTTCGTGTGCTGGCGACCTCCGTTAATCCACTCGACATCCAAAAGCGGAGGGGCGACTACCCAGAGGCAGTCCCGCTCCCTGCGGTCATAGGATCTGACGTGTCTGGCGTGGTGGCGGCGGTGGGCAAAGCTGTCCAGTCATTTCGACCGGGCGACGAAGTTTACTACACACCACCACTCTTCGCTCCCGGCGGATATGCTGAACACCATCTCATCGAGGAAACGGTCGTCGCCCGCAAGCCCGGCGGTATTTCCCATACCGAATCAGCTGCGATACCTCTGGCAGGCGGGACAGCCTGGGAGGCTCTTTTTGAGCGAGCATGCCTCCAGCCGGGTGAAAAGGTGCTGGTTCACGCCGCAGCGGGTGGCGTTGGATCGCTGGCCGTCCAGATGGCGAAGGCTGCAGGGGCGGTAGTACTGGCGACGTGTGGAGGCGGGAACGTCGAATTCGTCCGAACTCTTGGTGCGGATTATGTTTTCGACTATCGCACTTGTAATTTTGTGCGGGCAGTCTTCGATGTAACCAAAGGCGTCGATGTCGTGTTAGACACCGTCGGAGGAGAAACGCTCGCCCGCAGCATTGAAGTTGTTCGCTCAGGTGGGCGAATGGTGAGCATCGTGGACACGCCGTACCAGTTGTCGTTGCTTCCAGCGTACGAGCGGAATCTCGCGATTCACTTGATGTTCACAACTCTGAACGGGAGCCGACTGGAAAGAATAAGAGGTATGGTGGAGCGGAAATCTATCCGGCCAGTTGTCCATGCCGTACTACCAGTTAGCCAGGCAGAAGATGCTCACCGAATGGTCGAGGCAGGGGGAATTCGAGGAAAGGTCGTATTGGACTTGTCGGAATGGTGAGAAAATATCGCGGAATTCTTACTGACTCCGCTCCGTGTACGACAGAGGACCGAGAGCACGGTTGAAGGCCCAGACCTCGCAGCAGCTGGTCTGGCCGATTTGCCAATGCAAGAATTCGACCAGGACTACACCCAATACTCGGGTTATTACTTCTCGCTGGAGCGATGTCTCTCTTCTATTCCGAACACCGTCAGTCTCGCTCCACTTAAACCCTGGTTTGGCAAATAAAGCTCAACCAGGGTTTTTTCGTGCCTTCATTGAGGCAGGGATAGAAGTGTGGCGTTTTATTCCAGGAATATGCACGAGTTGCGTGGACGCGTTTTCTATGCGCGGTTGTCTCTAATCTAAAAGAGACTTAACCCCATTCGTCTCAGCTAGAGCCCTAAGAACCTCCATTTGGCCTTTGTCTCAGCGACTTGGTAGAGATACTAAGGCAGGATAAACAGGGTAATGAGATTGGAAGAGCAGGCTAGACGCAAAATGGGATTAGTTGCCGTTAGCTTCTCGTGTTTCAAGTAGAAATTGTCAACCAAGGATCGTACGTCCTGAGGTCACATACATGGGTTGCTCGACAAAGCTGCAGACAAAGACCCGAGTTTAGCACGGGAACAGCGAAGAACAGAATGTTAATTCGCTCTTGCATCGGAATCTTGCGATAGAAGTCGTTTTGCTTCCGCCAGCACGAAACTAGGGTCCATGAATGGTTCGTAGCTAATGTCCTGCCAACGCACGTTTCCATTGCCGTCAATTAAAAAGGTCCCATGGAGGGGCTGAGCTTCAAAATCATCGTAGACCCGAAACGCTTTGAACACATTCAATGGCTCATCAGAAACAAGTGGAATGGGGAGTCCCGCTTCATCGTAATTCTCGATCGATTTCTTCAACGTTTTCCGATCGTCGGTACTAATCGCTATCATGCCGAGACCTGCTTCCTCGAATTCGTTGATTCGCGGCGCAAAAGCTTGTAACTGCTCGGCACAATGAAGGCATCCGGAACCAAGGTAGAAGATGACCACATAGGGCTTCCCCTGAAAATCAGTCGATGCGTGCTGTTTACCTTGAGCATCGTTTAAAGCCCAGTTGGGAGCCTGAGGAGGATGCCAGCGGAATGGACCTAGAGAATCAAGAGATGGTCGATCTCCGACGTCATCGGCAGCTTGCCATCGAATCCGCCAATCGTCCTTATAGCCTAGTTCTTTAGAAATGGGAGTCAGGCGAGCAAACTGCGGAGTATCAAGATCAATATGGGCGGAAAGCTGACGCAATTGGTCGAACGCTGACTTGCATTCGACCTTCTTTCCGGACAACCACAAAATCTCGACGAGTGCAGCAAGTGGATATACTTCATTCTCGCTAGAGTCCACATTCTTTCGCAAGGCTTTTATCGCAGCGTCATGGTCACCGGCCTGCCATTGAACTTTCGCAAGGTACACCGAATCAACGTCGCTGGCATCTTTGAGAATTTCATAGCCCTTCTTAAAATCCTGATTCGCGATCGCCTCGTGCCCTTTCAGAGCTTGGATAGTTGTTTCGAGATTCTTGGTTTTCGACTGAAGTTCCTTGCGAGCCTTTTCTGCCAATTCCTTGGCGTCTTCCTTATTGGTATCTTCACTTGCACTTTTCGTAACCGAATCTGCACTAGCTTTTAGCGTTTCTAAGCGGCGCTTGAGTTCTGCGATTTGAGCCTTGCCAGATTCCATGTTTCCTATTTGAAAATACGCCAACCCGAGGTAGCGAAGACGTTTAATTTGTTCACTCTCGTCATCGGTAGGCTCCAGGTAGGAGGAATTTGCCAAGTCGATCAGATCGTCCCATAGCTCATAGGTTAGGAGAACTTGAAACAATCTGCGTCTGCCGTAAGTTGTGCTGCCGTTTTTGGCGAGGGTGTTGTATCGAGGATGACGCGGAAGTTCGATCATGTTCTTGGCCAAATCAATCGCATCGCGAACCCGTCCGATATGAATCAAGTTACGAATGAGCCACTCGTTGTTGTGTGCGAAATTATGAATCTCATCCGGCATGACCTGATGGCGAATCATATGAGCATGGTCGACTCTGGCCGAAGCCTCTTGCTGCCAAGCTGCATCATGATAACGATGTAATCGGGAATAGATGTGTCCAGGCATGTGCCACATATGAGCAATGCTTGGTGATGACTGACCACAAAGGGCAGCAGAGCGAAGAGCCATCTCCGGTTCCCGCCTGTCCCACAGGTGGATGCGGAAGTGATGCGCGGAGTGCATTGGCTCGACTTCGAAGATATCCTCGAGCAGCGCATTCGCGGCGAAATAGCTCGTGCTTGACGACTTTGATTCATACAAGTGCAATGCCAACAATGCCTTCGCTTCTAAATCATCTGGATACTTCAGCAGAATATTTTCTAGCGACTTGGTGAAGGAATCATCTCTCTTCTCTTTTTGTTCTTTTTTGCCGAATTTGACGTAGGCGTCGAGGGCGTCGATGTACATCCTTTCGCGTTCATCAGCGTTATCTTTGCGCGCGACCGCTTCTTCTATGAATCCTTTAGCACGATCCAGGTTTTTGAGGTTGGCCATCGCGGCTCCCCAATATGCCATTGCGCAGTCTGGATCAAGTGATGCTGCGTGTCGAAAGGAACGCTCGGCTTCGAGATACCAGAACCCGTAAAACTGACCTAGGCCTTGGTCGAAGAACTTTTGCACTGCGGGATTGTCTGTGCTAATCGGAAATTGAACCTGCCCCGTCCCACCCATGAGATGAGCCTTCTGACGAGGCCCTTCATTGAATACATCACCGTGGAATGAGTGTCCCTCTAGAATCTTGTCAACTTCGTCCGTTGGCTCGTCACGGTTGTCTTCTGGGACATTCGCTTGCACTGCGGCCAGGGGACAAGCCAATAGAATGAACAGAAATAGCCAAACGGTATCTCGAATGAAGCAAAAACGCAGCATAAATTCCACGGTCGCTATGAACCGGAACAAACATCCATCAAACAATGAAAGTTCGAACCGATTGAGGGGAAAAAAGGGCAATCAAAATTAAGCTTAGCAAACACAAATGCGTCGTTTCAAGCTGCGACGGCTACAGTTAGCGGGTTAATTAGGTGTTGGGTTCGGCAGATTGAGACAAACCTGGACCTTTAGTGCTTTCCAATTAGGGTGTCGCTGAGACGGGCTGACAATTGGTAAGGGGCTCGGTGTTTGCTAGTCATGCTGATGTAGGGCAACGTTAGATGGGTATGCGGCCGAGAGACACATGTTCACAGGTCAACTAGAGGTAGCCATTGTGCATGGAGTAGAAGGGTCTCGATCACACCAGGCTAGACGGAAAGAAACTGGGCTCGTAAAGCAAGTGAGTTGCCAGTCTGAGCGAACGCTGTTGCAATAGGGGAATCTTCAATTCTCAAAGCGGGGGGCATGCAGTGTTTATCGGTAGTACGATCCGAATATCACGGACGAAAAGCTTTGATTTGCGAAAACACAGTTCATAGGTAGCAGGTTCGTTTTTATTTCAGCTGAAGCATGATATGATTTGAAGGTCATGCCTCTTCAGTGGGGAGATCATTTGCGTCCCTGGAGCGGTACCTTCTCATCCTTAATTATCCATTCGGAACGCCGCATCAACGATGTCTCTCAGTATGCGATATCGGCAGAAAGTTTCCCTTTTCGTCCTCGTACTTCTATCGACGTTCTCAGCCGCTGGCCGGTTCGTTCAGGCGGAGCCGTCGGAAGCGAGGCCCAAGACGCTGCGATGTGCGCTGATTGACGTCGACAATTCGGCGTTAGCTGGTCTGGTTGAGGCCGAGTTAATCACACGTACTAGCGAGGAGTGGCTCGAGCGGACGGAGATCAATCGTCTGCTGAAAGAGAAGCAACTGCAGCTTTTGCTTTCGGCAGATGCCGGCGACGGCCGTATGGCCCTCGGACAGACGCTCAAAGCAGATGTGCTGGTCATGCTGAGCACCAGAAAAGAACAACAGAGAACCACCGTCGACCTCGTGGTGGCCGAGACCAATCGAGGATTGCGTCTGCTCACGCAGTCGTTTGTACTGGGCGATAATCTTGAGGAGCATGCGACGGTGTTGGTAGCACTGATCGATCAAGCGATTGATAAAGCCCAACAAGAGATCCGCCTGGTGTTCGCTGTGCCACCATTTGTGAGTGATGATCTGACATACGAGTACGACTATCTAAAATCGTCGTACGCGAAACTACTGGAGCAGTCGCTGCTGGACTCGCCCGGCGTGCTAGTCGTGGAACTGGACGAGGCCCGAGCGATCGCTAGCGAACTAGAATTGACGTCCGAGAGCGGTACGGTCAAACGCCGTTTGCCGATCTACCTGCTGGGGCAATTTCGGAATGAGGGGAAAGACGAGCGGCGTCAAGTTCAAATCACCTTTAGCGTTCAGCAGGGGGCGAAGGAGTTGGACAAACAGCAAGTGGAACTCCGCCCTGACGCAGTCGCCGAGTTTCTGCGCGAGAGTGCCCGTAAGGTAGCCCGGACGCAGGGAATCGAAACTAAGACTGTCAGTCCCGCGGTTGAGGCTGGACAGCTCAACAAGCGAGCCCAACAGTTTGCTCGGCTGGGCAACTGGGCGGAAGCGTTGGGGTTGATCGAAGCTAGTTTGATGCTGTATCCAGATCAACCGGAGATACATAGTGAAGCGATCAAGTTCGCTGGACAACTGGCCGGTTCTTACAACAGGCACATTCTGAACGAGCTCGCTAAAGCCAGAGAACTCAGTCGTCGATCGCTATCCCACTTGGGAATATTGATTGCGAATTACCCTCCTGAACGTTCCCAGCAAC is a window of Bremerella sp. TYQ1 DNA encoding:
- a CDS encoding zinc-binding dehydrogenase; this encodes MKAVIFDRFGGPEVLQVATLPDIHPPGPTQLLVRVLATSVNPLDIQKRRGDYPEAVPLPAVIGSDVSGVVAAVGKAVQSFRPGDEVYYTPPLFAPGGYAEHHLIEETVVARKPGGISHTESAAIPLAGGTAWEALFERACLQPGEKVLVHAAAGGVGSLAVQMAKAAGAVVLATCGGGNVEFVRTLGADYVFDYRTCNFVRAVFDVTKGVDVVLDTVGGETLARSIEVVRSGGRMVSIVDTPYQLSLLPAYERNLAIHLMFTTLNGSRLERIRGMVERKSIRPVVHAVLPVSQAEDAHRMVEAGGIRGKVVLDLSEW
- a CDS encoding hydrolase; this encodes MANIASHTDGGLLTKDNCALAFIDLQPQMSFGVASGIDRQLLVNNVLMLAKGAKEFDVPTIITTVETESFSGPTWPQLLDVFPDHTPIERTGMNSWDTQAFRDAIKATGKKNIILSGLWTEVCITWPTLNMLAEGYNIYVVDDACAGTSLAAHDAALSRMVQAGAVRMTTVATVLEFQRDWADKTHYNALMDLFREHGGGYGVGIEYAYTMVHKAPPARKSRK
- a CDS encoding amidohydrolase — translated: MAAQLILHNGKITTQAAEQPEVEAIAIENGNVLAIGTNDEILALADMSTKTIDLKNRQVIPGLNDSHLHVIRAGLFYNLELRWDGVPSLSQALEQLRQQADNTPPPQWVRVIGGWNEFQFKEGRMPSLDEINKAAPDTPVFLLHLYDSALLNQAALRVLGFDRNTPNPPGGLIARDSKGNPTGLLIAEPSALILYSTIANAPKLSMEDQLNSTRHYLRELNRFGVTSVSDAGGGGQNYPEDYAVVKKLDEDGHLTVRIAYSLFAQKPGEELDDYSRWLSMTKPGDGSDLLRVNGAGENLVWSAADFENFLQPRPDLRPIMEHELEAVVSKLAESRWPWRIHATYDESIGRFLDIFERVHRDNPIDKLRWFIDHAETVSEKNLERIQALGGGIATQHRMAYQGEYYIRRYGIESAKRRPPLRRMLQMGLPVGAGTDGTRVASYHPWTCLWWMVTSKTVGGTVLHDEADRLTREEALRLYTHGSAWFSHEDGKKGTLEPGRFADLAVLSDDYFSVEEDAIRQLESVLTIVGGRVVHGAGEYANLSPSLPPVSPDWSPIARFGGYDNSQALPPIHEHTPIMAADGRIWETGCGCGV
- a CDS encoding hydrolase; its protein translation is MTKTGLQALLTPEESVLLLIDHQPFQFANLHSHEPTMVVNNVVGLAKGAKVFGVPTILTTVLEERGGLLIKDLQNVFPEQKPINRTLINTWEDQRVVDAIEKTGRRKLVVAALWTEICLAMPVIQALGDDYEVFIVTDASGGVTLEAHEMAVRRMIQAGAVPLTWLAVVSEWQRDWARESTLPGMVEVMTDHGGGSGVAFAWEMQLLGLSPR
- a CDS encoding peroxiredoxin family protein — protein: MLRFCFIRDTVWLFLFILLACPLAAVQANVPEDNRDEPTDEVDKILEGHSFHGDVFNEGPRQKAHLMGGTGQVQFPISTDNPAVQKFFDQGLGQFYGFWYLEAERSFRHAASLDPDCAMAYWGAAMANLKNLDRAKGFIEEAVARKDNADERERMYIDALDAYVKFGKKEQKEKRDDSFTKSLENILLKYPDDLEAKALLALHLYESKSSSTSYFAANALLEDIFEVEPMHSAHHFRIHLWDRREPEMALRSAALCGQSSPSIAHMWHMPGHIYSRLHRYHDAAWQQEASARVDHAHMIRHQVMPDEIHNFAHNNEWLIRNLIHIGRVRDAIDLAKNMIELPRHPRYNTLAKNGSTTYGRRRLFQVLLTYELWDDLIDLANSSYLEPTDDESEQIKRLRYLGLAYFQIGNMESGKAQIAELKRRLETLKASADSVTKSASEDTNKEDAKELAEKARKELQSKTKNLETTIQALKGHEAIANQDFKKGYEILKDASDVDSVYLAKVQWQAGDHDAAIKALRKNVDSSENEVYPLAALVEILWLSGKKVECKSAFDQLRQLSAHIDLDTPQFARLTPISKELGYKDDWRIRWQAADDVGDRPSLDSLGPFRWHPPQAPNWALNDAQGKQHASTDFQGKPYVVIFYLGSGCLHCAEQLQAFAPRINEFEEAGLGMIAISTDDRKTLKKSIENYDEAGLPIPLVSDEPLNVFKAFRVYDDFEAQPLHGTFLIDGNGNVRWQDISYEPFMDPSFVLAEAKRLLSQDSDARAN
- a CDS encoding antibiotic biosynthesis monooxygenase, translated to MDSIHVAVTRQVKPGCEEEFEHALREFARESRREPGTTGVHLIEPVPGTKGCEYGILRSFDSEDASRRFYQSEIFLQWQKRSEPLVVGDSAVRRLHGLEAFFRESKHAPPRWKMALVTWLGVFPTVLLWSSALPPLLVVMPKLIVAAIVNIFVVVTLTWAVMPLLTKLLAGWLQASNKK